The genomic DNA AGTAGATTTTCCATCGCTAGAAGAGCAATCTGCCTTTTCATGAATGTGTATAGCATGTTCTCCTGGGTCTAAACCTTCTAAAATGGCAGTCATTTCTACTTTTCCATCTTCTTGTGTGAAAACAACATTGCCTTTTACATTACTATCGCTTTTTGGTGATAAAGCAAATTTAACTTTAACTGCTTTTTCTGCTTCGGTTACGGGTTCAACTTTATCTTTTGCATCTTTTTTACAGCTTATTGTGAATACTGAAACTGCTAACAGTGTAAGTAATACTAATTTTTTCATTGTTATAGTTGTTTTTTGTTATAGTTTAGAAAGTTAAGCTTATAAATGGATTTTTGCAAGAAACTTGCTGCCTAATACCTTTAAAATCTATATTAAATTTATTAAAGCACTTTTTTAATCTATTGAAAAATTTTCAATGGCTTTAAACTCAGAAATTTCTAAACTTTCTATGGTGCTTCTATATTTTTTCCAATCTGTATTAAAAAATGTGTTTGTTTCTTTTAAGGCATTTTTTAATGCTGTTTTTGCATGATTTAGTAATGTTGTTTCTGTACTGGTTAAACCGTTTTGTCTTGAACTAATGTAGCTACTTGCGTTACCAATTCTAGAATTTACAGTAGGTAAGTTACTACGGGTAATACCTTGCCTGTCGTCTTCTTTACCAAAGTAAATAGCAAATTGTTCGTCTATTTGTTTAATAATTTCTTTAGATGCTTTTATTTCTTCTTTATATTTCTTTTTGTCTAAACTGCTAAGGTTCTTCTTAAATTTTTCAGCTGTTTTTTTGCTTTCGGCTAATTGCTTTGTTGCATTTGCCATTGTTTGTCTTAAATCTTCAATTGATTTTAAGGCTGTGTATATTTCATTAGTGTTTTGTGCTGAAACTTCAAGTCTTGGATCTTCTTTTACAGTAATAAATTCTTCCGAAGTTAAATCGCCATAATGCATTACAGCTTTGTAAGTTCCTGGTTTTACTTCTACGCCTCGTGGCTCACTTTTTCTTTTTCGTAATGATTTTGATGGTCTATCTTTTCCGCTTTCACGCATATACCATGTCCAATTGTAAATACCTGTTGTATCTGGAGTTTTTCGTTTTAAAGTTCTAATAAGTCTATCGTTATCATAAATCTTAAGACTTATAGAATCCCATTTTACTTTATTTTCATCTAAACCTTCTTCTTCATTTTTA from Lacinutrix sp. 5H-3-7-4 includes the following:
- a CDS encoding superoxide dismutase family protein encodes the protein MKKLVLLTLLAVSVFTISCKKDAKDKVEPVTEAEKAVKVKFALSPKSDSNVKGNVVFTQEDGKVEMTAILEGLDPGEHAIHIHEKADCSSSDGKSTGGHWNPTGEPHGKWGDDAGYHKGDIGNFNADEKGFAAVNFSTNEWCIGCGDNTKDILGKAIIVHQGTDDFTSQPSGAAGSRISCGGIIQ